TGGAGGAGTCATTGTCCGTCTTAATCTGAATCAGCATGTGCACCTACACTTGTTTAATAGATCAAATAAAATTCTGCGGAGCCATTATTTCCAGCTCTAAAAGGTTAAATTTAGCATTGGTATAACTATGATAAACATTTGTTAGCTGGAAGTAAACTAGCATGAGATGAAAGAGCTAAAGCAAACATGTGGTTGATCTGGAAGCAAACAATGAAATTAATGACAGATTACTGTTTGAAGGTGGTTGGGCTGCAGAAGTGCTGTTGAAGCAGCATCAGTTGCAGAATTAAAAGAGAGAAATTACAAGTAGCTGGGGTAGGGGCTAGCGAGAGTGAGGAGAGGGCCTTACGTAACATTTGTGTTAACCTTTTGTTCTTGATACTGAAGGATGACAGCAGTTCTCCTATAGAAGAAGTTAATTGCCAACTTGTAAAAAAAAGGTTGATCGACAAACCACAACCTGTTGACCAGAAAATACTTTGGAATTTAAACAAGAACTAGTCTGTGTGAGCAACACTTGCTATAAAGAACTGTATTAAATCCCAAAAGACCCAACAACAGCGCCTTAATATCCCAAATCAGAATAAAACCTTGAAATCTGCAGCATTAATAAGTACTAGAAACAATAGATAAATTCAGGAAAAGGAATAAGCTTTGAAGATGAATTGTATAACATTAGCATAGggattcttttaaaaaaaaaataaaaaatagttagCATAGGGATTATGATTTCCTTTGAATTTCTTGTGTTCTTTGATGGTTCTTTTTCCCAAGTTTTGCAGAGAAATTGTTGTTATACCTCGTTTATTTCTCTAGATTGAATAATTAAAATAGTCTCAAATCGTGTTTGCTTTCCTTTTACTCGATTGGATTCTTGATGAATGGGGCATTGACGGCTTTTTtgccaaagaaaataatattatgCAGATATTCTTAATTGGATACTTTTTTACTACAATGCAGTATGTTTTTAACAATGGGCAAATGGACCTTGAGAGACTGAAGGAACTCTCTCGTGTTGTTGGAAAACAAAGGCTTGTTTTGGATCTTAGTTGCCGGAAAAAGGTAAATTTgttctctcttctcttctctctcttaCCTTTTGCTTTTAAATAGATTAATTGTCTTCTTTTGCTGGAACCTAAGGAAATTAGTTCTATCTTATATGAATTCTTCTTTTCCTGGCAAGGCTAAAGAAAACTTCAGGCCATGTCAGAATAGGATTAAACAAGAATTCTTAAAGGGTTACAACTAATTAATTTACTTGCAGAATGTTTCTTATTGAACTAGGCAATCCAAATTGGTAATGTTAATGAGACTGGCTTACGCTGGATTCATTGATTAAATTTGTGCAATTGACTCAGTTcatgcttcctttcttctatcaTATATAAGTCACACCGATGACCTGAAATTATGGCATGCAGGAGGGTGAATATGTAATTGTTACAGACAGATGGCAGAAGTTCAGTGATGTACATCTCGATCAGAAGCTTCTGGATTTTCTTGCGCAGTATGCTGATGAGTTTCTGGTTCATGGAGTTGATGTTGAAGGCAAAAAGTCAGTCCCAGCACAATATCTTATCCCTTGGTTGAGTTGCTACAACAATTAAAATAGATGTGATAATGAAAGGTTCTATGGCTTGGTATTTTAGACCAAAACTGCGCAAGTTGTCGGACTGCCAAAAATGCTTAAGAAATCAATGAACAGCTCCTCAATCCCAAACAAATTTGGTTCAACTATTATCTATATGCTTAAGAAAGAGAAAAGAGAACCATGTCAACTGTTCCCGTAACTTTTTGAAGGCAAACCATTTACCCTAGCAACAATTCTGAATAAGCATACTACTGACCTTTAAATGTCTTGATTTGTCTCTGCTTGAAGAAAAGTATGCTGTTGTAATCCACTATAATTGTTGACTGTTGAGTATCGCTGGAAAGAAAAAGTGAAGATCTTGAATTTTGTTACATGTATCTCCTTCTGCTGCATTCTCAAAATATAACACACTAGAATGCGATATTAATATGAAGAACAATGGATTAGTTAAATTGGGACATGCTTTTGTGTCACTGTTCATTAAGCAAACGTGACATTCTGCTTCTTTTGTACCTCAGGCTGGGAATAGATGAGGAACTTGTGGCATTGCTTGGCAAGTACTCCCCTGTAAGTGCCTGGCATGATTCTTGACCTATGTGTATATGTTTTCCCCATTATCCTTTCTAAATTCACTCAATTTTTTGGGACGGTATAAATTGGTTGCATTAGACAGTGCTCATCTAGACATGGCAGTAACACTTCTTTTCCTGCATTCATTTGCTTTTACTATCTAGAAAGGTTGACGAATCATGATCTGTCTTTAAGCGCAGAGACCTGTTACATTGTTATCATACTCATTTAGCTCCCATGCAGAAATATCCTGAGAGGATGTGTGCAATCTCAAGCCTAATGCATGTATGGGCTATGATGAAACATTATTGAACCTTTCGTTGCACACTTTTACCTTTGTAGCAGCCTAGTACTATGCTATTGTGCTTTTCGGTTTGCTATTTCTTTAATATATTATGTGACCTAATTATCTTCATGTTCCTATCAGACTCCTGTAACATATGCTGGAGGTGTTACTATAATGGATGATCTGGAAAATATCAAAGTTGCAGGCATGGGGCGTGTGGATGTCACAGTAGGCAGTGCTTTGAATATATTCGGAGGTAACTTATCATACAAAGATGTTGTGGCTTGGCATTCACAGCAGGATCATTTGGCAAAGGCATCCTAACTTCTCATTGCACTTTCAGACTTCAATTTAGTGCTGATGATAGACCATAtgtaattttcagattatgagaTTGTAGGGGGATGCTATATGAACTATGATCTTGAATTCTTTTTGCCCAAGAATGTCTATTGTCATAAAGGTCAAAATTTGCTcatgtactatacgaaattgctCAATCTTGCCCACTATTACATTTTTGTTCATTCATACCCTTATCGTTAGCAAATCGTCTCATATTTGCCCTTACTATTTATGGACCTCCAGCATGAAATGGGTTGACTCCACGTGTCTATATTCCTCGAAAAAGGGTTTATCCCAATTTATCCCTCCACCTTTTACTATGATTTAAAAATACCATCAAGTTGTCAATTTGAAGCTCCTTTAAAGGTCaagggtaaaaatgagacttTCCTAACTATGGGGTAATAGTAGATGAAAAGTTTTTAAAGTTGCTCAATTTGGACTAGCAAATTTGATTTTATTCACTTGTCATAATAATGATGTCAGCAATAATCTGCCTTTTTTGTTCATGATGTTGTCTGCTTTTTGACTATTGGAATTAGACATAGCTTATTCTTGATTAGGCTATTGACATTTTGGACTGTCTCAATGCATCATACTGTGTCGTGTGTTTGTGAATGGATCTGGTGTGCTAACTCCTTAACATGTTGACCAATTACTTAAAAAAGCCAAATTAGTGGAGGCTTGATTTTtcaatttctagaatcagattgACCAAAATTCCTTGTTTACTGAGACAAATTACGAGAATTTCTTACTAATTAAGCAAGCTGATCTTAGCTAAGAAGCGTTGACAACTATTTTCACTCATTTTATTATAGCTTATAGGTAATACCTTCAGTAAAAACTCACAGAACTAGAGCCTTCTGGAGCTATAGTTGAGGATGCTTAACGCTTTTCTCCTTTTGAGTAAGTTGAATTACTTCGGCTTGAATGTCTTTGATCAAATGGAAGGATTGTTAGGATTTGCCATTTTTTTTTGTATCATATTAGGATTTTTCCTTTACTCCAAGAAAAGGCAGAATATTAACTATAATTGATTTACTTttcctaaaagaaaaataaaaatctcTTTCATATTTGATAGATCTTTTTACTAAAGGAGAAGTTTCACACTTCTACAAATTAAAGATTTTCCTTCTCGTGCAACAACATTATAATAACATCCACAATATTAGTTCCACTTTTAACCCTGTTAATTTTTAATGCAGGGTTTCACTTTTAACGTATGGCTCCAATATTTTCAACTCGTGTTCACTTATGCACAAGGCTCCTATTTTCAACTCATACCCACTTTTAATTATGACAAGCAACAGTGATGAAGATTGTGAAGACGGCAATCAAATTTTGTCAAGAAACTCAAGTAAACTGGGAGAATTGTAAGGGTTTGCCCTGACTTCCTTACCATGTTTGAGTTTTTTTTACTTGAGGGAAAGACAAAATATTAACCATAATTGACTTACTATTCCTAAAAAGAAAATATAGATCTCTTCATATTTAACAGATCCTTTTCTTGGAAGaagtttcacaattttataaatcAAAGATTCTTCCTTCTCATATGACAACACTACAATAGCATTCATCATGTAGTCATTAAAAGAATCTTATTAGGGGAAGATTATTTTTtcgataattttttatatttgttatattattttcttatatGTAGGTCAATCGACCAAATCATATTAAACTATCATACCTCTTTTAATATACTTTTCTTTGTTGTCGGATTTATCGTCGTTCAAAATTTACTTTGCTAGTTTCAGCATGACGCCTTGTTATTTCGATCCCAACATAAATGACTATCAATGTAGTTGTTACCTATGGTAGTAAGTTAAAATTTTTATTAGGTTAGCAATTATACTTATTATAATTATTTACTAGTAGTCCCCTTATAATTAAGTAAtctatgtataaatatttttaccCAATTGGTGCGTAGAGCTTAATCTTTTGTTAAAATTGTACCTTAGAGACGTGGAAGAAGTATTTTACAGTGTTGTCTTTTTGCAAATATTTATCTACAATCCTAAACGTGTGGTCTCTAGTatttctttgtttctttcttcCACGAGGGGATGTTTCAAAAGAAttctaagggtgtgtttggtacgaaggaaaatatttttcggaaaatatttttttcatgtttgattgatttaaatattttggaaaatattttttccaagaactcatttttctccaattggaggaaaatattttccctgcCAAGAAAAgagaaaacattttccaaaactcttttcaTCCTTTCCCACCCAATTTCCCATCCCCACCAACCTACTCCACACACCCGCTCCCACCTCACCCCGCccccaccctaaataaaaatGTTATTAATCATACTTTCTTTTAATGTtatagatagatttttttttatttcaacaaatgagtattttattttcatgatacaaaaaaaagtactttctttcgtgatgttgaaaaattattttctttcatttcaacaaaatgagtattttcttttcatgatatagaaaaagtattttctttcatttcaacaaaaaaataatttcttttcatgatatagaaaaaatattttttttattttaacaaaatgagtattttcttttcatgatatagaaaatgtattttcttttatttcaataaaataattactttattttcatgttggagaaagagtactttctttttcaaccaaaaaagagTATTCTTTTATAGTTATGGAGCATAAATTTCAATGTTGTTTTGCATAACAAAAAGTAAAGCAGCATATTAGTTCCTTTggatttgtgtgaatttttaaaagaataattaaattgttgaaaaaaTAGAGTCTTGAAAATGTTGGgtattggggggaggggggaggaaaCATGGGACTTGGGGAAAGggggtgaggagagtagcataaaaatatatttttctaaaaacatATTTTCTaatctctaaccaaacactagaaaatattttttgaaaaattatttttcactcaccaaccaaacaagggaaaataagtgataaaatcactcTTTTTCCATGATAGAAAATTTTCCATGAAAAACATTTTCctccataccaaacacaccctatatTTGATAATATTTTAATGTTGCGTTAAACCTTTATGACCTTCTCCAAAGGCATCTTCTCTGTCTGATACAGAATTTACGCACGTGTATTCCCTTTTTTCTCATTTCTTTTagggaaaaggtccaaatttACCCCTATAATTATATTATTCGGCCAAATTTATCTCCACCATCAGTAAGCTTTTAAAAAGTACCTCTTAGTCCGTTAGGTaacccaaaatctcccaaatttcttttatttaaatcacttgttcttcttgatccactattttcagaaattactatCAATGTGAATGCTAAAGGTGCTAAACTATACAAATTATCCATGGATATTTTTAATTACCATTGCACTCACTTCTCTTCTTGTGATAATAATTTTGGAATTGGtttaaaaatttaataatttttcaaccATATTCACACCGCAGAATTCTGTGGGTCTATTTGTTATGTATTATATGCGGCTActcatcatgtatgtacatgtatattcgaATATATTTTGTAATTGTCTAGCTAGTATAGAGTTCGgtcgactaacttaagagtgcacaatgCGTAGGCATTTGATTAATGTAAAGTTGAATTCGACAACGCAAAATTTCAAAGGAACTTCAACTTCTATCACTAATACTTGCCAAGTGTTCATACCTTTGGTGGAACGAATTCATTAAAGTTGGGGGTATTGTAAATACTTTTGAAATTTAGACAAGCTACTTAATTTAAATTcttcaatttactatactttgtttactAACTGctgtattattttaatatttctttctcttatttttttttaattaagaaaGTAGGTAAATGTCAACTATTTTGAAAATAGTGGATCGAGAAGAAGAATAAGTGATTTAACTAAAATAATTTGGGAGATTCTGGGTCACCTAACGGATTGATAGctaattttgaaaagtttgttgTAGAAATAAATTTGGCCGAATAGTATAGCGGTGGGGGTAAATTTGGCCGAATACTATAATCGGAGGTGAGATGTAGACAATAGTAAATTTGGACTGTTTCCCTTTCTTTATCTAGATTCTTGTTTtttctcttccttttctttttcttgagatctatttctcttttttctttttctttatttcccTAGTTCTTTTGTTGACTGAATTGGGCTGTTCTTTGATCTTTATTACATATAGTTCGTTCGTCATTCCTTCAGTCTTTTGTGTGATGGATTTTTTCTTAAGAATATTCTTGCGAAAGTAAAATATGTTTTTTGATACGAAGGCAAAACCtatatcaaaaaaataaaaaaaggcaaGACCTATGTGTCATCAAAATATAATTTATACTTGTAAACCAAAACAAGAAAATCTATTAAAATGACTCTTCATTAGAGAAGTTTGAACTAGGAAaacatttttttctttaaaaagaaaaacaatcgTTCAAGTGACTTTATCTCTCCATTCTTTTCCCTCCCGACTTGTTCTACTCAAAGATAAATTAAAAATCTAAGCTTAATAGATTTCAGGTTCTGAGATCtttgaaaatataaattcaaaatCGTAATATTTAAATTACTTCTTACTCATACATacaaaaatatatctctatggtCGATGATTAAAATGATGAGTTCAATTGAACTCGCTCCTGAATACGCTAGGTCCGTCTTTTGACTTTATCTTCTCAAATGATGGCTCTAataagcaaaaaagaaaaagaactcgAAACTTGGTCATCAAACTTTAAATGGCTAGATTTTATAGAGCTATTAGTCATCAATTTGGTATCTAATTTGACTGCTCAAAATTTTTGAATATAATGGAACACAATAAAATGAGATATTTAATTTATTTCTTAGCTATGAAGGCACATACGCGGGGCCCAATTTTTGAAAATTGCATAGAGCATGTCACAAAATTTCATAGTCGTACAGCAAGAAAGAAACACATCAACTAGAAATTGTAATGTTTAGAGAAAGTTGATTTTACAGAAATCCGATTAATTCTATCAAGAATTTTAATCATGATAAAGACTAGTCACATAATATTTCCTCCGGTCTTTTATAGATGTCATTTTAATTTTAACCAAAtaatttggtccaaaataagtgttaatttaaaaaatcaaaaagatattagttattattttttCATATCTACATTTTTCTAAAATATCTCTGAATAGTTATA
This sequence is a window from Nicotiana tomentosiformis chromosome 5, ASM39032v3, whole genome shotgun sequence. Protein-coding genes within it:
- the LOC104102484 gene encoding 1-(5-phosphoribosyl)-5-[(5-phosphoribosylamino)methylideneamino] imidazole-4-carboxamide isomerase, chloroplastic-like isoform X2, producing the protein MSLVTNFESDKSAAEYAKLYRVDGLLGGHVIMLGVDPLSISAAIEALHAYPGGLQVGGGIKSENSLSYIEEGASHVIVTSYVFNNGQMDLERLKELSRVVGKQRLVLDLSCRKKEGEYVIVTDRWQKFSDVHLDQKLLDFLAQYADEFLVHGVDVEGKKLGIDEELVALLGKYSPTPVTYAGGVTIMDDLENIKVAGMGRVDVTVGSALNIFGGNLSYKDVVAWHSQQDHLAKAS